In the Deferribacter desulfuricans SSM1 genome, TCCTAAAATGGTTATCACACACATCACACAAATTATCCAAAATTATCGGAGCATCTTTTACAATCACTTTACAACTTTCAACCTTGCAATCAAGTATTCTCAAAGGATTCTTTTCAAGTCTTCTTTTACAATCTTCACATAGGTCTTCGTAATTATTTTTAAAATATTGGATTAATTTATCCCTATATTTTGGTCTACATTCTGGACAACCAATAGAATTTATCTCCATTCTTAAAAAATCTTTTAAATCAAAATCGTTTAAAAATTTATATAATAAAAAAATTATTTCAGCATCTAATAAGGGTGACTCTGAGCCAAAAGCTTCAATACCTATTTGATAAAACTGCCTAAATCTACCCTTTTGAGGTCGCTCTCTTCTAAACATCGGACCATAATAGTAATATTTCCTTATTGCAGGGGGCTCATAAAGCTTATTTTCAATAAACGCTCTTACCACCGAAGCCGTACCCTCTGGCCTCAATGAAAGATAAGAGCCATCCCTATCCTTAAAAGTAAACATCTCTTTTTCTACAATATCAGTAGTATCGCCTATCCCCCTAACAAATAATTCTGTTTTCTCAAGGATAGGTAATTTTATCTCTTCATAACCAAATGTGGGAAATAACTTTTTAAAACTATCTTCAATTAAATGCCAATATCTAATATCATCTCCAAAAATATCTCTAAAACCTTTTACTTTTTTAAACAAAACAACCCCCAATCTATAAAAATATGCTATAATATATTAGCTACAGGTTTATAAGACAGATTAACATTACTGTCAATATATTGTAGTGAGGGGATTATGATAAAATATAATATTAAAAACGTTTATAGAACCAGATTAAAAAAAGATGATGATCTTTACTTTGCCATTATGAGAGAGATTAATAAACTTGAAATAAACTCAGGAATAGTTATTGGTATTGGAGCTGTACAAAAGGCAAACATTGCATATTTCAATCAAAACAAAAAAGTTTATGAAAATTTCCATTTTAATGAGCCGATGGAAATTGTTTCATTGAAAGGTAATATTTCAATTAAAGATGATAAACCTTTTGGACATTTTCATATATCTTTAGGTCGTAGTGATTTTACTGTTGTAGGTGGACATCTCTTACCGGACACAATAATTTATGCATGTGAAATTGATATTATTGAATTTGAAGGTAAAACACTAATGAGAGGATTTGACCCAGATACAAATCTGTATTTATGGGATATTAATTGATACAATTATCAAGGTTGTCTTAATAATTTTTATTATACCTATGAACTAAACAAAGCCATTACACAATAAAAACCAACTTTTTGATAATGCTTAGCTACCCCCGCAATGACCCATTTCCCAGTCATTGCGAGGAGCAAAAGTGACGAAGCAATCTCATAAAATTTAATATTAGAAATTATATTACAAAATAACCACTAAATTTCTACAAATTCAGAAGCTGGAGCATGACATACAGGGCATGTCATAGGTGGCTCTTCTGCTTCTACTATATAACCACAAACTTTACATTTCCATTTTTTCATTATACACCTCACCTAAAAAGGCAGTCAAAATTGTTGACTACCAAACTTTTAATTAAAGAGCCACTACCTCTTTAACTTCAGGTATCATCTCTTTTAATCTCATTTCAATACCATGTTTCAATGTCATAGTGCTAAAAGGGCATGATCCACAAGCACCAGTCAATTGTACCTTTACAACACCATCTTCTGTAACATCCAATAACTCCACATCACCACCATCAGCCTGTAAACCAGGTCTAACTTGATTTAAAACTTCTTGAACTCTTTCCTTTAATGTCATGAAAATACCTCCTTTAACTAGCTATTTCAGTTTTTATTTTTTCTTTCATTTCATCTACTATTTTTGGATCTTTACCTATCCTCTGATAATAATCTTTTAACGCGGCTTCAATTGCCTCTTCAGCCATAACAGAACAATGAATTTTCGCTGGTGGTAAACCATCAAGAGCTTCAACTATAGCCTCATTTGTTAATCTTAAAACATCTTCAACCCTTTTACCTTTAATAAGTTCTGTAGCCATTGAGCTTGAAGCAATAGCAGCACCACAACCAAAGGTTTTAAATTTCACATCCTCTACGATACCCTCATCATTGATTTTCATATAAAGCTTCATTACATCACCACAAGCAGGGTTTCCAACTTCACCTACTGCGTTGGCATCTTCAATTTCACCCATATTTCTTGGGTTCATAAAATGATCCATTACTTTTTCACTATATGGTCCTTTAGCCATAATTTCCTCCTAATCTTACTTTTTGTTATAATATGGTGACATTTCACACAATCTATTTACTATCGCTGGAGTTATCTCCAATACATAATCCACGTCTTTTTCCTCGTTATATTTTGACATGGAAAATGTAAGTGAGCCAGCGCAAATATCGTTTGGAACCCCAACAGCAGTTAAAACATGAGAAGCTTCAAGCTCATCCTCATCTTCTGCCAATATATTGGAAGAACAAGCTGAACCACTAGCAGCTGCTACACCTTTTAATGAATATGATAGCAAAAGTGATTCACCTTCTATATATTCTATCCAAAAACTCACATGCCCAGGTAATCTCTGCTCTGGATGACCAGTAAAATGCAAGAAATCAAACATTTTAGCAAGCCCATCCCAAAGTTTTTTCCTCAACTGAATCATTTTTGGTGCATAAATATGCATCTCTTCTTTAGCAATTCTTGCCGCTTCACCCATCCCAACTATTGCTGGGACATTTTCACTACCACTCCTATATCCTCTTTCCTGAAATCCACCATCAAATAATGGTGTTAATTTCACACCATCTCTTATAAACAGGGCAGCAACACCTTTTGGACCATAAAAGTTTTGTGATGCTATACTTAAAAGATCGCATTTAAATTTTTCCACATCAACTTCAACATGACCACAACTTGCAACAGCATCAACATGAAATAACACACCCTTCTCTTTGCAAATCTCACCAATCTTTTCTATATCTTGAATAGTACCTATTTCAGGATTTGCATGCATGATTGAAACAAGCAAAGTGTCTTCACGTATTGCATTTCTTAAATCTTCCAATGAAACCAAACCTGTCTCATCAACTTTTAGTTTTGTAACTTCAAAACCTAAATTTGTAAGCTTTAATGCAGTATTTTGAACTGAATAATGCTCAATTTCACTAATTATAATATGTTTTTTACCTTCGTATTCTGAGTTAAAAGCAACCCCTTTGATAGCAAGGTTATTACTCTCTGTACCACATGATGTAAACACAATATTGTCACTTTTCGCATTTATCAGAGATGCAACATGCTCCCTCGCCTCTTCAATAGCTTCAAAAGACTCTCTACCCAAAGGGTAAAAATGCGCACTTGGATTGCCATATTTCTCTTCAATAAAAGGCAACATCTTTTCTACAACTCTTTTATCAGGTTTTGTCCCTGCTACATTATCCATATAAATCATTTCACACTCCTCATCATAGTTCATCTATTATCTGTTTTATAATTATTTTCAAATAATCACCAACCAGAGTTGTTTTAACACCATTCTTCATTACCACAACTTTCTCTTCTTCAAGAGCATCATGCAAGCTGTAAACATGTTTCTTCACAAAAAAATCATCCTCTTCAAAGTCAATATCGCCAAAAATATCAATAATAAACCCTGTAGATACAGGCAGCTGTCTTAGTTCAAAAGGAAAATCTAACTTATTATCTAAAAAGGAAAAGTAATTTTTATAAAGTTCATCAGATCGTTCTAGAAAAAAAACATTAAATGCCAACATCCTATCAAAAACTTTATAATCATTTCTTACAAAAGAGAATATATCCCTCGTTTGGTTAAGTAAATCATCCACAGCAGCCTTCCCAAATATTGCTGCAGGTAAATTAATAACCGCATAATCAGGATTTCTCTCATCTAATAGATTTTCAAAACAATAAACAACAGGCTCTTCAATATGAACCACATTATTTACATTAACCACAGTGCCAGAAAAATCTATGACTTTACCTTTAAATTCTTTTATCTTATCTAATATTTTACTCGCATCATTTAATACAATTAAAACATCATCTTCAAAACTTTCGCTAATACCAGTAATTCTAACATTATCAATTTGTTCTAAAGTGTCTAAATAACCTTTATCAGTATAAATAGTAGTAAATAGTGAAAGATAATCTTTGTTTATCTTCTCTACTAACTCAGACAAAACCAAACTATCATTTGAATATATACCAATTCTTTTCATAAATCATACCTTTTTAGTCTTTTTTAAAAGATATACAGATTTAATAAAAAAGCAAGCACAATTTAAAATCAACACCCCAAAATAATCCAAAACTATTTAACTTTTTCATACATCAAATAATTATCTTCATTAACAGTAAAGTATAAGTTTTTTACTGGCTGCCTAAAACCACCAAATCTAGAAAAAGTTAGATTATCATATTTAATAGTTAGCGCTGCTGCATTTCCTATATCGATTAAAAAATATTTTTTAAATTTAATACTTTTCTTAGTTCCAGGATTTGCTATAAAATCTAAAACAGTCTTATTATCTATTTTTATATTTACCCAACAGATATCATTAAATTCTAAAACGGCTTCATGAAATGTTTCATTATCTACTACTTCTTTTTTATTTATCTGCTCCACAATCTTCTTAGGATCAATCTTATCTATCTTTTCCTCCACAATAGCTTTTATGTCTTTAGACTTATTGTCACTATTAATAGTCTCATTTTCTAATGGGACAACATTTGCTGTTTTATTTTCAACAGTAAGATTCTTTATCACTTGCTTTTTGTTTACATTTAAAAAGTAATATACCAGAGCTATTATCAAGATTACTACAATAATAAAAAATACAAAAAACTTATGTATATTTTTAAGATTTACCTCTTTTTGGATAATTTCATCACTTTCTATCTTAACATATTTTTTTTGAAAATCCTCTTTCTTGCAAGCTTCATCAAATAATGGTTTTAATTCATCAAAATTAAAACCCAAATATTCTGCATAACTTTTACTAAACCCATAGGCATGTACATAAGAGGGTAATTTATTAAATTCCCCTTTTTCGATTAATTCCAAGTAATGAGTTGTAACTTTGATTGCTTTAGAGACATCACTTAAGCTTAAATTTAAGCTTTCTCGTTTATCTCTTAAAACTTTGGAAAACTCACTCATTTATAAATACCTAAAGACTTCAAGTAAGTTGCAGCTTTTTTTGCTTCTTCACTTTTTGGAAATTTAATAATTATATCTTCAAAAACTGATGCAGCATCGTTATATTTTTTCTCATTATAGTAATGTTCTCCAAGTTTTAACATTAATACTCTACTTGCAGGGTTATTATCTACAGCTTTTTTCAATATTTTTTCAGCTTCTGCCATATTCATCTCTTTATTATATATTTCATAAAGCATAAGATAAGAATTTACAAAAAATCTATTTGCTCTAATAGAACTTTTAAAATACTTTTTCGCCTCTTCATAATCATTCATATTATAATAGGCCAGGCCGATATTATAATAAACAAGCGGGATATTAGGATATGTAGGGTCATTTAATATCTTCTTCCAATTTAATATTGCATTTTCTAAATCACCTTTCGCAGCAAGTATTGAAGCATAAGTATTTAAATACTCAGAATTATTGGGTGAGATGGAAAGAGCTTTTATTATATATTGCTCTGCTTTTCCTATCATATTTTTCTTTAAATAAAATGCTGAAATTGCATAATATATTCTATCATCTTTTGGATTATATTTTAACGCCTCTTCAAACTCGCCCAATGCTCTAAAATCATTTTCACTGGATAAATATGCCAACCCAAGTTTATAATGAGACTCAGCAATCTTAGATTTATCAACTCTTTGTGCACAACCTAATATCAAAGAAACAAATATTATTAAACTAACAATTTTTTTCATAAATAATCCTCAACCCTTCTAATGTTAAATTTGGTTCATATACCTTTAAATATTTAGATTCTCTAACAAAAATACTACCTAACCCACCGGTAGTTATTACTGATAAATTTTTTATATCACAACCAAGTTCATCAATAATTTTCTCTATTATACCATCAACCATAGATAAATAACCGTAATATATACCAGACTGAATAGATCTAATAGTATTTGTCCCAACAACTCTATCAGGTTTCTCTATCTCCACTTCAGGGAGTTTAGCGGTTCCAGTGTGTAATGCTTTTATCGATAATTTTATCCCTGGGCAAATTAATCCACCCACATAGCAAGAGTTTTTATCAACCACATCAAAAGTAGTAGCTGTCCCAAAATCAACAACTATAACCGGCGCTCCATATTTATTAATTGCCGCAGCAGCATTTACAATCCTGTCTGCCCCAACCTCCCTAGGGTTATCAATATGAATCTTTACCCCTGTTTTAACTCCTGGTCCAACTACTATAGGTTCTGAATTAATATATTTTCTACAAAGCTTGCTAAATGTATATATTAATGAGGGAACAACACTGGAAATAATCACTCCCCTAACACCTTTTATATCAATATTATTTTTCTCCATTAAAAGCATAATAATGGATGCATATTCATCTGTAGTTTTGAAATGGTCCGTTGCTAATCTAAAATTTGCAATAAGTGTTTCATCTTTAAAAACACCTAAAACTATATTTGTATTTCCTATATCAATTGCCAAAATCATAACCTATTTCCCCATAATAAACTTTTTTAAGCACACCCTTTTTGTCTTCTATAATTAGTGCACCATCATCTGTTATACCTTTTTCAATAAACTTTTCAATACTATTATTGTAATGAAATGAGATTTCTTTATTGTAGTATGCTGAATATTTATCCCATAACTTGTTTATATCGCCATCCCAGTTTTTCCACTTTATAAAGTGTCTCAAAAATCTTTTTAAAAATTCTAATTTATCTATCTTTTTCCCTGTCTCAAGAAACAATGTCGTAGCTCTATTTTTTATCTCATCTGCTATCTTATCAGCATTTAAATTTATACCAACCCCTAAAACAATTCTATTCAATTTATTCCCCTCCATTTTAGCCTCTAAAAGTATACCCGAAATCTTCTTCCCATTATACAAAATATCATTTGGCCACTTAACCTTTACATTAACAGAATAAACATCTTTCATTGTATCACACAAAGCATAAGCTGTAATTATATTTAAGCGAAATAAAGTTCTTATATTTTCATTATTATCTAACACAATAGTAAAATACAAATTTCCTTCATTATCTGATATCCAAGTTCTACCTTGTCTACCCTTTCCTTTTAATTGTTTATTAGCAATAATAATAGAATAAATATCTAAACTACTATCTAAAGCAAACTGGTTTGTAGAAGTTAGAATTTCATAGATGTAAAGCCTAAATATTATATCATCAACAACAACTTCTTGATAAGAAAAATCAGTATTATTTTTTCCCATTTATAGCTAAATTAACTGTATCTATTAATTTCTCAATATCAGAGCTTTTTTCAATTAAATACAAGTTACTATGTAAATCTTCTATACCATCATAATTATCTATATTTGCTGAATAAACTATGACAGGAATATCACTTTTATTTGAAATAACCTCTAACACTTTGTCACCTTTAAGTTTAGGCATATTTAAATCCAAAATAACAAGGTCAATCTGGTTCTCATCAAAAGATATCAGCGCTTCTTCCCCATCCACTGCAGTTATAACATTGAGTCCAATATCATTTAACTCATCTCTAAGTAAAAGTCTAACTGATGAATCATCATCAACTACTAATACAGTTTTCATAAAAAATCACCTTCGATTAAATCAGTTAATTATATTATACCATATTGTATATTTTTTTATCTATAAAAAAATTGGTAATTTTTTTATCAAGCTTACCTTTATCCGCTTCTTCTTTAATAATTTTCAAGGCAATGTCAATAGGAACTGCTTTTTTATACGGTCTATCTTTAGCAGTCAATGCATCATAAATATCAGCAATTGCCATTATTTTTCCAAATATATGTATTTCATCAGATTTAAGACCAAAAGGGTAACCAGTGCCGTCCAACTTTTCGTGATGTAAACAAGCAATTTTAGGTACATCTTTCAACTCTTTTGTCCATGGAATTTTAGTTAAATATTCATAAGTATGTAATACATGAGACTCAATCTCTCTGCGCTCTTCATCAGTCAGGGTACCCTTTTTCACAGAAAGTTGTTTAAATTCTACATCATCAATTAATTGATATTCTTCTCCATAACAATCTTTAAACTTTAATCTATAATATTTTTCTATCTTTTCAGATAAATCATCTTCCAATAGTGAAGGCTCATTAGATTTACTAATATCTTCGATTAAATCGCTGTACTCTGATTGTGTTAGATTGTTTAAACATGCATATAGTTTAGCTTTGTATAATAATTTTTCAAATTGATCATTATACAACTTTTTAGGTTTCATTAAAACAGCTTCTCTCACCCCAATTTTTCCGAAATCGTGTAAAAGTGTGGCATATTTTAATAATTTCCAGTCAACATCGCTCATTTTAAAATCGGGAAAGAGTGTGTCATCCTTATCCATTTCCTCAGCAATTTTCCAAGTAATTCGGTATACCCTCTCAGTATGACCCTTTGTAATAGGGTCCCTTGATTCAACAGCCTGTATACTGGCTCTTATAAAACCTTCAAACATGTTTTCAATACTTTCGTACAAAAGACTATTTTCTAAAGCTACTCCAATAATACCACTTAATGAATGTATAATTTCCAAATCACTTTCATTAAACGCAATAACATCACTTTCAAAATCACCTACTTTTTTACCAAAAGGGGTTTGCTTCTTGTTTATAAGCTGCAAAACAGAGATCAAATTATTTTTTGCATCAAAAATTGGTACTAACAACATACTTTTAGTTCTATAACCAGAAATTTTATCAAAATCTTTATTAAATCTAAAAGGGTATTTTTCATCAAGCATGTAAACATCATCAATTTTAAAAATCTCTTTTTTCAAAGCACAGTATCCCGCAATACTATTTTCATCCACAGGGATCGCGAACTCATTAAAAGCCACATTTATGGTATCATTTTGAGTATATTTAAAAATCAACTCATCTTTATCTTCATCATATAAATACACACTACCTGCATCAGCATTAACCACTTCTCTAATCAAATTAAGCATTTCATCAATTAATTCATTAAAATTCTTTTTGCTTACAAGTAAAGAAGTAATCTCTAAAAGTTTTTTAATATCCAATTTTGCCCCTTTTATACTGGAATGCTAAATACATTATACCAGAAAACAAGAAAAATATAAATGAAACATATAAAAATATTCTTTTCTCCAATACGAAATATACAGAAATTATTATTAATGAGAGCAGTAAAAACAATATTGTAAGAAATCTTATCTTTTTATCCTTAACAAAGAGAAAAAATAATCCAAAAGACGCCCATGCATAATGAGCAAAATGAGCATGTAATAGTAATATTACTCTGTCACCACCACTTTTAAATACAGTTAGTAAATACCAAAAACCAAAAATACCAGTAAGCAATAACCCCATAAAATTAAAAAAAAGATATTTTTCATTTATATAACCTGACTTTATAAAATAATACACAATTAAACATAATAGTATTGATGCACTAAATATTTCCACAAATTTTGATTTCAATAACATGCCAAAAAACAGTAGTAAAACACCACCCACAAGAACCAAAACAGAAAATATAACTTCTGTCTTTTTTACTTTTAAGTATTTTATAAACTCAGAAAAAAGTATTAATGACAATGGAAAAGAAAACGACAGATAATTATATGAAAATTTCGTTTGCATAATAAAAAATTTTTCAAAGTTTAGTGAATAAATAAAATAAATCCAATCTAAAAACAAAATCATAAAAGAGCTTTTAACAAAAAATCTTTCTAGACCTGCATAAGGTGAATTGTATCTCAGCATCAATGGTATAGTAAATATCAAAAATATAAATGAAATAATTGTAATCAAAATAGTATTTTTCAAAAAAATAGAAATCATCAAAACCAAAGAAAGATAAAAATAAATTTTATCTAGTACATCGAAAACGGAAGGGAAATTTCTTTTATTAACTACAACTGCTAAATATCCTGTGATAGCAAAACCTAAGATACCTACGAGACCGTGGATATAAACACCATCATTTACTCTAAAATAATCATTATAGAATAATGAAGTAACTGCCGTCAGAAAAAAGTAAAAAACAAACAGTTTTTTTAACATAAACTCTTTTTAACACAATAATATTAATATTACAACTTTATTGGCACTTTTCACATATGTAATACAGTGTTGTTTCAAATTTTTTTGGTTTTATCCCAATAGCTTTTTCAAAAAAATTTATTATATCATTTTCATCGATTTCGATATCTTTTATTGAGTTACATATTTCACATACCAAATGTATATGGTCAGTTTCATTAAACTCATACAATATTTTACTTCCAGAAAGTTTAACAGTTTTTATTATATTATTTTTCAATAAAAGATTTATATTGCTATAAACAGTGGCCAATGAAATACTTGGTAGTTCTTTTTTTATTTCATCATAAATTTCATCAATTGTTGTATGCCCACTATCAATCAATATCTCTAAAATCTTTACCCTTTGCGGAGTGGCCTTTAAATCATTCTTTTTCAAAACTTCTAAAATATATTCTTTCTGTTTTTTCATATAGCTATATTAAACATTATGAAAACAATTTCAACAATAAATTTTTATCAATAATTTTTATTAATTAATATTTTTATTTGACAAAAATATTTTTTTACTATACTCTAATCTTACAATCTGCTATAATTAAATGAATAAAACAAGGAGGAAAAAATGACTAAAAAAAGTTTAGAAGGAACAAAAACACTAGAAAACTTAATGAAATCTTTTGCAGGGGAATCTCAAGCACGAAACAGATATACCTTTTATGCATCAGTTGCTAGAAAAGAAGGGTATCGCCAAATAGAAGCACTTTTCATCGAAACTGCTGACAATGAAAGAGAACATGGTAAGAGGTTTTATAAACATGTTATTGAAAACCTTAATCTTAGCGAACCACTGATGGTTGACATTAAAGCATCATACCCTGCTCAACTAGGCAACACATATCAGAATTTATTAGCAGCTGCTGCAGGAGAGCATGAAGAATTTGTGGTACTTTACCCAGAATTTGCTGAAATCGCTGAAGAAGAAGGTTTCCCTGAAATAGCTCATCAGTTTAGAACGATAGCTGAAGTGGAAAAATGGCATGAAAAAAGATTTTTAAAACTAGCTGAAAATGTTGAAAAAAATAAAGTTTTTAAAAGAGATACCAAGGTATATTGGAAATGTAGAAACTGTGGTTACATTTTTGAGGGTTTTGAAGCACCTGCAACTTGCCCAGCATGTACACATCCACAAGAGCACTTTGAACTTTTTGTTGAAAACTATTAAACAAATAAAGTTTGCTGCACAGAAGTTAAACTTGTTAATATTATCTTCTTAGCTTTTGCTCCTCGCAATGACCCGGAAATTGGTCATTGCGAGCGTAGCAAAACATTCTTGTATTTTGAGTAGCTATAATGTATCAAACCTCAATATTCTCAAATCATTAAAGAGAGAGTACCCCTTTTTAACAAATTTTGAGCTACTTATTTTAATAATCATAAAATTAGTTTGACATAAATATCAAATATTGTTTAAATATTCATATGAAAAACCTTTATTTAAAAAAATCTTGCGATAAACGAGCTCAAAACGGTTATTTATGGATATTTTCAAATGAAATAGAAGATATAGGCAATTATTCTCCAGGAGAAGTTGTACGTATCTTTAATAGCTCAAAAGAATTTATCGGTATAGGATACATAAATCCACATTCTTTAATTTCAGTTAGAATCTTGAGTAGAAAAGATATTAATATTGATGAAAGTTTCATAGAAAATAGGATAAAATCTGCGTTGGCTCTCAGAGAAAAATTGTACCACAAGCCGTTTTATCGTCTACTGTATAGTGAAGGTGATTTTTTACCAGGAATTATAATTGACAGGTACAATGATATATTTTCCATACAACTAAATACATATTGGGCTGAAAAAAATAAGGATTTAATAATAAATACCTTGTACAATTTATTTGGTAATAACATAAATATCGTATTGAAAAATGATAATAAAATGAGACTACTTGAAACACTCCCTTTAAAAGTTGAATCTTTAAACAAAGATTTCAACGGAGATATTATTTTAGAAGAAAATGACATAAAAATGTATGTTAATATACTCAAAGGTCAAAAAACTGGTTATTACTTTGATCAAAGAGAAAATAAAAAGAAAATATCTTTCGTCTCAAAAGATAGTTATGTTGTTGATGCTTTTTCGTATATAGGTGGATGGGGGCTTAACGCCTTAAAACATGGAGCTAAAAAAGTTGATTTTGTCGATTGCTCCTCATATGTTCTGGAATGTGCAAAACAAAATGTATCCCTAAACAAATTTTCTGCACAAACAGACTTCATAAAAATGGATGTAATAGATTTTTTAAAAAATTTATCACAAGAAAAAGAGAAACCTGATGTCTTAGTTATAGATCCACCAGCTTATGTTAAATCTAAGAAAAAAATCAATGAAGCTATCAAAGGTTATATCAACTTAAACAAATGGGCCTTTAAATCTATTAAAAAGGGCGGTTTTATCTTTACATGTAGCTGTTCTCAGCATATAGATTTTGAAAAATTTATATGGATTATAAATGCTGCAGCAAGATCTGCTGGTAAAAAATTTAAAATTCTATCACCATTATCTCAAGGGTTTGACCATCCCATAAATCCAAAAATGTCAGAAACAAATTATCTGAAAGGGCTTTTTATTCAGGTATTATGATAAAATACCTTATCCCTTATCTAAAAAAAGGGAAGATTGGGCAGTATATAGTCTTTGAAAGAGAAATTGGTGAAAATAAAGCTAAATATAAATCCATTGATATAATACAAAACCAAACGATAAAAGATGCACTAAACAAAAATGGAATTGAAAATCTATATTTACATCAAGCTAAAGCGTACCGTCTCTTAAAAAATGGTGAAAATATACTTATCACAACCCCAACTGCTTCAGGCAAAACATTATGCTATAATTTACCTATTTTAGAAGATATTTTAGAAAATAGAGCCAAAGCACTTTATCTTTTCCCAATGAAAGCATTAGGGTATGACCAAAAAGAAAAATTACTTGAGATTGCAAAATTCATTCCTGATTTTAAACTCAACGTACAAATTTTAGATGGTGATACCAGTAAAGTTAAACGCAGGAGAATCTTATCTTCGGAACCAGATATAATTATTACCAATATTGATATTGTTCATTACTATCTGTTGCCTAAAATGGATGAGTGGTATAATTTTATCTCTAACCTAAAATATATCGTGATAGATGAGCTTCATGTTTATCGAGGAGTTTTTGGCGCACATTTCAAAAACATCTTTGACAGATTAAAGAGATTTATACCTGATGTCCAAGTCATTGCATCTTCAGCAACTGTTGGTAACCCTCTCGAATTTACAAATGACCTTCTAAATATAAATTTTAATCACATTACAGAAAGTGGAGCTCCTACTGCAAAAAAGTACTTTTTACTAATCAACCCAGAGGATATCCCACCTGCTAATATTGCAACATACTTAATTAAAACATTAATTGAATCTGGAATAAAAACTCTTTGTTTTACAAAATCAAGAATGCAAACAGAATCAAT is a window encoding:
- a CDS encoding type III pantothenate kinase, translated to MILAIDIGNTNIVLGVFKDETLIANFRLATDHFKTTDEYASIIMLLMEKNNIDIKGVRGVIISSVVPSLIYTFSKLCRKYINSEPIVVGPGVKTGVKIHIDNPREVGADRIVNAAAAINKYGAPVIVVDFGTATTFDVVDKNSCYVGGLICPGIKLSIKALHTGTAKLPEVEIEKPDRVVGTNTIRSIQSGIYYGYLSMVDGIIEKIIDELGCDIKNLSVITTGGLGSIFVRESKYLKVYEPNLTLEGLRIIYEKNC
- a CDS encoding biotin--[acetyl-CoA-carboxylase] ligase — its product is MGKNNTDFSYQEVVVDDIIFRLYIYEILTSTNQFALDSSLDIYSIIIANKQLKGKGRQGRTWISDNEGNLYFTIVLDNNENIRTLFRLNIITAYALCDTMKDVYSVNVKVKWPNDILYNGKKISGILLEAKMEGNKLNRIVLGVGINLNADKIADEIKNRATTLFLETGKKIDKLEFLKRFLRHFIKWKNWDGDINKLWDKYSAYYNKEISFHYNNSIEKFIEKGITDDGALIIEDKKGVLKKVYYGEIGYDFGN
- a CDS encoding response regulator, with product MKTVLVVDDDSSVRLLLRDELNDIGLNVITAVDGEEALISFDENQIDLVILDLNMPKLKGDKVLEVISNKSDIPVIVYSANIDNYDGIEDLHSNLYLIEKSSDIEKLIDTVNLAINGKK
- a CDS encoding HD family phosphohydrolase; the encoded protein is MDIKKLLEITSLLVSKKNFNELIDEMLNLIREVVNADAGSVYLYDEDKDELIFKYTQNDTINVAFNEFAIPVDENSIAGYCALKKEIFKIDDVYMLDEKYPFRFNKDFDKISGYRTKSMLLVPIFDAKNNLISVLQLINKKQTPFGKKVGDFESDVIAFNESDLEIIHSLSGIIGVALENSLLYESIENMFEGFIRASIQAVESRDPITKGHTERVYRITWKIAEEMDKDDTLFPDFKMSDVDWKLLKYATLLHDFGKIGVREAVLMKPKKLYNDQFEKLLYKAKLYACLNNLTQSEYSDLIEDISKSNEPSLLEDDLSEKIEKYYRLKFKDCYGEEYQLIDDVEFKQLSVKKGTLTDEERREIESHVLHTYEYLTKIPWTKELKDVPKIACLHHEKLDGTGYPFGLKSDEIHIFGKIMAIADIYDALTAKDRPYKKAVPIDIALKIIKEEADKGKLDKKITNFFIDKKIYNMV
- a CDS encoding Fur family transcriptional regulator, translating into MKKQKEYILEVLKKNDLKATPQRVKILEILIDSGHTTIDEIYDEIKKELPSISLATVYSNINLLLKNNIIKTVKLSGSKILYEFNETDHIHLVCEICNSIKDIEIDENDIINFFEKAIGIKPKKFETTLYYICEKCQ
- the rbr gene encoding rubrerythrin — protein: MTKKSLEGTKTLENLMKSFAGESQARNRYTFYASVARKEGYRQIEALFIETADNEREHGKRFYKHVIENLNLSEPLMVDIKASYPAQLGNTYQNLLAAAAGEHEEFVVLYPEFAEIAEEEGFPEIAHQFRTIAEVEKWHEKRFLKLAENVEKNKVFKRDTKVYWKCRNCGYIFEGFEAPATCPACTHPQEHFELFVENY
- a CDS encoding class I SAM-dependent rRNA methyltransferase translates to MKNLYLKKSCDKRAQNGYLWIFSNEIEDIGNYSPGEVVRIFNSSKEFIGIGYINPHSLISVRILSRKDINIDESFIENRIKSALALREKLYHKPFYRLLYSEGDFLPGIIIDRYNDIFSIQLNTYWAEKNKDLIINTLYNLFGNNINIVLKNDNKMRLLETLPLKVESLNKDFNGDIILEENDIKMYVNILKGQKTGYYFDQRENKKKISFVSKDSYVVDAFSYIGGWGLNALKHGAKKVDFVDCSSYVLECAKQNVSLNKFSAQTDFIKMDVIDFLKNLSQEKEKPDVLVIDPPAYVKSKKKINEAIKGYINLNKWAFKSIKKGGFIFTCSCSQHIDFEKFIWIINAAARSAGKKFKILSPLSQGFDHPINPKMSETNYLKGLFIQVL